The following proteins are encoded in a genomic region of Methanobrevibacter gottschalkii DSM 11977:
- a CDS encoding DUF169 domain-containing protein encodes MQSNISEELEMKFPPIVLIKSNTKPKDVKEPKPGKGGCVMSFVAQTIAKRITTCFGREHISCGGISVGFGWGDGFRDENAMDFQASFLSCGVDSAPNKEKYLEKLSHMSKPTREMFEHGERIYSDFKTAKENIKSRPVYDSEDYVIFKGLENLNYGEIPDSVIFTVNPIELTALIQINTSFRLKDTYILTPQASGCQAIGCFTFREDESDDPKPVLSPIDFAGRSKMKHFIPNNYLIVSMPWKLFLKLEEVSEKSVLQTGMWKKFID; translated from the coding sequence ATGCAAAGTAACATATCAGAAGAACTGGAAATGAAATTTCCACCAATTGTTTTAATCAAAAGCAACACCAAACCAAAAGATGTAAAAGAACCTAAACCGGGCAAAGGGGGATGTGTAATGAGTTTTGTTGCACAAACAATAGCTAAACGTATAACTACCTGTTTTGGTCGTGAACACATTAGCTGTGGTGGAATTTCTGTAGGTTTTGGTTGGGGAGACGGATTTAGGGATGAAAATGCAATGGATTTTCAAGCATCATTTTTATCCTGCGGTGTTGATTCAGCACCAAATAAGGAGAAATATTTGGAAAAGTTAAGTCATATGTCTAAACCAACCCGTGAAATGTTTGAACATGGCGAGAGAATTTATTCAGATTTTAAAACTGCAAAAGAAAATATAAAATCCCGACCTGTTTATGATAGTGAAGATTACGTGATTTTTAAAGGATTGGAGAATTTGAATTATGGTGAAATTCCAGATTCTGTAATATTTACTGTTAATCCAATTGAATTAACTGCATTAATTCAAATAAATACCTCATTCAGACTTAAAGACACTTATATTTTAACACCTCAAGCATCAGGATGCCAAGCCATTGGATGTTTTACTTTTAGAGAAGATGAAAGTGATGACCCAAAACCTGTTTTAAGTCCAATTGATTTTGCCGGACGTAGTAAAATGAAACATTTCATCCCAAATAACTATTTAATTGTTTCAATGCCTTGGAAATTATTTTTAAAATTAGAAGAAGTAAGTGAAAAAAGTGTTCTCCAAACTGGAATGTGGAAAAAGTTTATTGATTAA
- a CDS encoding DUF1002 domain-containing protein — translation MRKISILVLLLILVGMLIPTGFATDSNVVITYGETTYSNSNYKSFVDNFFVNQANVDINNVGVKTITADQVNQVSSGITGKSYNSNQILSSALVDLNDNGNLKVSVDKSKITTITGDMYISALKSAGITSGHVYVTSPVQATGESALAGIMNSYEEVTDVQIPDSVKEAANDEIYTQAEIVNNSGVNADDLSNLVNQVKDEVSGGNVTNHDEIVNIINSHVENNNINITNNDIENLADSIEQVQNVQGDVNYYKTQVNEFLDDNSTGGFSLDGLFDWIKSFTDGI, via the coding sequence ATGCGTAAGATTTCAATACTCGTATTACTGTTAATCCTCGTTGGTATGCTAATTCCAACCGGATTTGCAACAGATTCAAATGTCGTAATAACCTATGGGGAGACTACCTATTCAAATTCAAATTACAAATCTTTTGTTGACAATTTTTTTGTTAACCAGGCAAATGTTGATATAAACAATGTAGGTGTTAAAACAATCACTGCTGATCAGGTGAATCAAGTATCAAGCGGAATCACTGGTAAATCATATAATTCAAATCAAATACTGTCTTCAGCACTTGTTGATTTAAATGATAATGGAAATTTAAAGGTAAGTGTTGATAAATCCAAAATTACTACAATTACCGGTGATATGTACATTTCAGCTTTAAAATCTGCTGGAATTACAAGTGGGCATGTGTATGTGACAAGTCCTGTTCAGGCAACTGGTGAATCTGCTCTTGCAGGAATTATGAATTCTTATGAGGAAGTAACTGATGTTCAAATTCCAGACTCTGTAAAAGAAGCAGCAAATGATGAAATTTACACCCAAGCTGAAATTGTAAATAATTCAGGTGTAAATGCTGATGATTTATCCAATCTGGTAAATCAGGTAAAAGATGAAGTATCAGGCGGCAATGTTACTAACCATGATGAAATTGTAAATATTATTAACAGTCATGTTGAAAACAATAACATTAACATTACAAATAATGATATTGAAAACTTAGCAGATTCAATTGAACAAGTACAGAACGTACAAGGTGATGTAAACTACTACAAAACTCAGGTAAACGAATTTCTAGACGATAACTCCACAGGAGGTTTTTCATTAGATGGTTTATTTGACTGGATTAAATCCTTTACTGATGGGATTTAA
- a CDS encoding zinc-ribbon domain-containing protein — protein MVVKHCPKCGNDIDDEDIEFCTECGHKLSNKIIKNSSKGFFDNLNEKTSFSVIIFSFIIFGVFLFIGSVVWSSFMANGSIDLVTYLLLVIVFSVFFGGIFVGYFGCMDESYIIPNFSIYLGSIFSVVLCGIGLIFTFLMGVISILSSIAPFGSSNSISQTSTSSYAQSVDLSFIFKLVLFILLIPVASYIGVYLGYFLKKNI, from the coding sequence ATGGTTGTTAAACATTGCCCAAAATGTGGAAATGATATTGATGATGAGGATATTGAATTTTGCACTGAATGCGGTCATAAATTATCAAATAAAATTATAAAAAATAGTTCTAAAGGTTTTTTCGACAATTTAAATGAAAAAACAAGTTTTTCAGTTATCATATTCTCGTTTATTATTTTTGGCGTATTTTTATTCATTGGTTCAGTAGTATGGTCATCTTTCATGGCTAACGGTTCAATTGATCTTGTTACATATCTTTTATTAGTTATTGTATTTTCAGTATTCTTCGGTGGCATATTTGTTGGATACTTCGGATGTATGGATGAATCTTATATTATTCCGAATTTCTCAATATATTTGGGAAGTATTTTTTCAGTTGTTCTATGTGGAATTGGATTAATATTTACATTTCTAATGGGAGTAATTTCAATTTTAAGTTCTATTGCTCCATTTGGCTCATCAAACTCAATATCTCAAACTTCAACTTCAAGTTACGCTCAGTCTGTTGATTTGAGTTTTATTTTTAAATTAGTATTATTTATTCTTTTAATTCCTGTGGCATCTTATATTGGTGTATATTTAGGATACTTTTTAAAGAAGAATATTTAA
- a CDS encoding PLP-dependent cysteine synthase family protein, whose translation MNLGKLVGNTPMIKINYEYGGKSGSIYSKLEFYNYSGSIKDRIALYIIETERKNGNLKEGQAVVEVTSGNTGIAFSAIGALFGHEVHIFMPDWVSLERRKLIRMYGAHVHLVSKEEGGFKRALELAEEFAIKHDAYMPLQFDNKLNIEAQYITGQEIIDEIPDIDAFVSGIGTGGTLMGIGKKLKENNPDFKLYALEPSTLSILKMGMEEGTHMIEGIGDDFIPGIVDKNLIDDIVLIDDLDAINMSKRIAKEFGLGIGISSGANFLAGVLINTSDIKIATVFADDNKKYITTKLSEEIDDDPNLISNKIKLINFEVI comes from the coding sequence ATGAATCTTGGAAAGTTGGTTGGAAATACTCCAATGATAAAAATTAACTATGAATATGGCGGAAAATCAGGGAGCATATATTCTAAACTCGAATTCTACAATTACTCCGGAAGTATAAAAGATAGAATTGCATTATATATTATTGAAACAGAAAGAAAAAATGGCAACTTGAAAGAAGGACAAGCTGTTGTGGAAGTTACAAGTGGAAACACTGGTATTGCATTTAGCGCTATCGGTGCTCTTTTCGGTCATGAAGTTCATATTTTCATGCCGGATTGGGTGTCTCTTGAGAGAAGAAAACTTATCCGGATGTATGGCGCTCATGTTCATTTAGTATCCAAAGAGGAAGGTGGATTTAAAAGAGCTCTTGAGCTTGCAGAGGAATTTGCTATAAAACATGACGCATATATGCCACTCCAATTTGATAATAAATTAAATATAGAAGCTCAATACATCACCGGTCAGGAAATTATTGATGAGATTCCGGATATAGATGCTTTTGTTAGTGGTATTGGAACTGGAGGAACCCTTATGGGAATAGGCAAAAAGTTAAAAGAAAACAATCCTGATTTTAAATTATATGCACTGGAACCAAGCACACTTTCTATTCTTAAAATGGGAATGGAAGAAGGAACTCATATGATTGAAGGAATTGGTGATGATTTTATTCCGGGAATTGTTGATAAGAATCTGATTGATGATATTGTACTAATTGATGATTTGGATGCAATTAACATGTCTAAAAGAATTGCTAAAGAATTTGGTTTAGGCATCGGCATCTCTAGTGGTGCAAATTTCTTGGCTGGTGTTTTAATTAATACTAGTGATATTAAAATAGCTACTGTCTTTGCAGATGACAATAAAAAGTACATTACCACTAAACTGTCCGAGGAAATTGATGATGATCCCAATCTGATTTCCAATAAAATTAAACTGATTAATTTTGAAGTAATTTAA
- a CDS encoding zinc ribbon domain-containing protein, with protein sequence MVQYCRKCGKELEDDAEFCDGCGFNLNNHPTEDKQELNKKIKQTSQKDKNDFITKLPLSLAIISIIVVIAEGLGTPMIMGWDNIMLAIAIGIIGGIIGIILMEKIDEPLIASVEFIATGALVYSFIGRFGDISLIIFIITAILTLYFKGHSANNKKLWTIPILTIVLLFVLLIASGALYQINAENSVIVGNLSQNITNDGYGYYNGYVTGDIKVDSSFDYLCVNVNFLDNNGKVIDSTIGWNDLNPQSGKTYKISAWYFEQQAPEKAEISVVDSADSTTPLYTENITISTSSGV encoded by the coding sequence ATGGTTCAGTATTGTAGAAAATGCGGAAAAGAATTAGAAGATGATGCTGAATTCTGTGATGGATGTGGTTTTAATCTTAATAATCATCCTACAGAAGATAAGCAAGAATTGAATAAAAAAATTAAACAAACATCTCAAAAAGATAAAAATGATTTTATAACCAAATTACCCCTATCTTTAGCAATAATCAGCATAATTGTAGTTATTGCTGAAGGATTAGGAACCCCTATGATTATGGGTTGGGACAATATTATGCTTGCAATTGCTATAGGAATTATTGGGGGAATAATTGGAATAATTTTAATGGAAAAAATAGATGAACCTCTAATAGCTTCTGTTGAATTTATTGCAACTGGAGCTCTAGTTTACTCATTTATTGGTCGTTTTGGTGACATATCCCTTATAATATTTATTATAACCGCAATTTTAACATTATACTTTAAAGGTCATAGTGCTAATAATAAAAAACTATGGACAATCCCAATTTTAACTATAGTTTTATTATTTGTATTATTAATAGCTAGTGGAGCATTATATCAGATAAATGCTGAAAATTCAGTAATTGTAGGTAATTTAAGCCAAAATATAACAAATGATGGTTATGGATACTATAATGGTTATGTAACTGGAGACATTAAAGTAGATTCTAGTTTTGATTATTTATGTGTTAATGTTAACTTCCTTGACAACAACGGAAAAGTAATTGATTCAACTATAGGTTGGAATGATTTGAATCCTCAGAGTGGAAAAACATATAAAATTTCTGCTTGGTATTTCGAACAACAAGCACCAGAAAAAGCAGAAATAAGTGTTGTTGATTCTGCAGATTCAACAACACCATTATATACAGAGAATATAACAATTTCAACATCAAGTGGAGTTTAG
- a CDS encoding type I restriction endonuclease subunit R: MSTQSEAVLENNLIKRLSENGYEFVKIRNENDLLANFRVQLDKLNKCKLTDEEFNKVLLFLDEGSIFDKAKKLRDHYYIDRKDNPFYIKFLNQKDWCKNIFQVSNQITMESKHKNRYDVTLLINGFPLVQIELKRRGMPLKEAFDQITRYTLHSYKGLFNYIQIFVVSNGINTKYFANGLKNDLQFEFTFYWKDEKNNNILSLDDFANTFLEKCNLAKMISKYMVLNESSKRLMILRAYQKYAVEAVIHQALDIKQNGYVWHTTGSGKTLTSYKVSQLLAEDESIYKVIFVVDRRDLDIQTNKEFNSFCDGCVNTTKHTGALIKNLTTEGKGKLVTTTIQKLSKAVKTAGDKVKLQKIKDKKIILIFDECHRSQFGEMHNVITEFFSNSLSFGFTGTPIFAKNSDGTRTTKDIFGKKLHEYVIKDAIADNNVLGFSVDYVGGAKSHTDIDKEVKKINTKEYLESDNRLNQIVDYIIESYDSKTRNREFNAMFTVSRGGVIHNYYELFKKKKHDLKIVTIFTFKANEDLSENEHSQDLLDKYILDYNKMFETNFTSDDFKQYHADVSKRMKNREIDLLLVVDMFLTGFDSKLLNTLYVDKNLQYHGLLQAFSRTNRIVNKRKSQGNIVCFTNLKDNVDEAIALFSDPNAIEDIILPPYETFVKWFNEDLKRLFKLVKTATEALDLQSENDKKKFVLIFRDLIRNKNKLDIFTEFNWDDVKIDEQEFNDFKSAYLDIYDEFKKDNEDGESVLGDIDFELELLRNDQINVDYILNLLADLDKNSTSFKHDKQRIISLMKEHENLRSKIDLIEKFINEKLGNIDSKVTNINEEFDKFMKHERKQAMCEIVDEENLNEDVARQIFEYFEFSGKIDEELIKQSLVEKLKFKERKAKVNTIKFKIFELFEKFDY, encoded by the coding sequence ATGTCAACTCAAAGTGAAGCAGTTTTAGAAAATAATTTAATAAAAAGATTATCTGAAAATGGATATGAATTTGTTAAAATTAGAAATGAAAATGATTTATTAGCTAATTTTAGAGTTCAGTTAGATAAACTAAATAAATGTAAATTAACTGATGAAGAATTTAATAAAGTTTTATTATTTTTAGATGAAGGTTCGATTTTCGATAAAGCAAAAAAATTAAGAGATCATTATTATATTGATAGAAAAGACAATCCATTTTATATTAAATTTTTAAATCAAAAAGATTGGTGTAAAAATATTTTTCAAGTATCAAATCAAATAACTATGGAAAGTAAACATAAAAATAGATATGATGTAACTTTATTAATTAATGGTTTTCCATTAGTTCAAATAGAACTTAAGAGAAGAGGTATGCCTTTAAAAGAAGCGTTTGACCAAATCACTAGGTATACATTACATTCATATAAAGGTCTTTTCAATTATATTCAAATATTTGTTGTAAGTAATGGAATTAATACAAAATATTTTGCTAATGGATTAAAAAACGACCTTCAATTTGAGTTTACATTTTATTGGAAAGATGAAAAAAATAATAACATCCTTTCATTAGATGATTTTGCTAATACATTTTTAGAAAAATGTAATCTTGCAAAAATGATTTCAAAATATATGGTTCTAAATGAATCTTCAAAAAGATTAATGATTTTAAGAGCTTATCAAAAATATGCTGTTGAAGCTGTAATTCATCAAGCTTTAGATATTAAACAAAATGGTTATGTTTGGCATACAACTGGTAGTGGAAAAACACTTACTTCATATAAAGTAAGTCAATTGCTTGCAGAAGATGAATCAATATATAAAGTCATTTTCGTTGTTGATAGACGTGATTTAGATATTCAAACGAATAAAGAATTCAATAGTTTCTGTGATGGTTGTGTTAATACAACAAAACATACTGGTGCTTTAATCAAAAACTTAACAACGGAAGGTAAAGGTAAATTAGTAACTACCACTATTCAAAAATTATCAAAAGCAGTTAAAACAGCGGGTGATAAAGTTAAACTTCAGAAAATTAAAGATAAAAAAATTATCTTAATTTTTGATGAATGTCATAGAAGTCAATTTGGTGAAATGCATAATGTAATTACAGAATTTTTCTCAAATTCATTATCATTTGGTTTTACAGGAACTCCAATTTTTGCTAAAAATTCTGATGGAACAAGAACAACAAAAGATATTTTTGGTAAAAAACTTCACGAATATGTGATTAAAGATGCTATTGCAGATAATAATGTTTTAGGTTTTTCTGTTGATTATGTAGGTGGTGCTAAATCACATACTGATATTGATAAAGAAGTTAAAAAAATTAACACTAAGGAGTATTTGGAATCAGATAACCGTTTAAATCAAATTGTAGATTATATTATTGAAAGTTATGATAGTAAAACTAGAAATAGAGAATTTAATGCAATGTTTACAGTTTCTCGCGGTGGAGTGATACATAATTATTATGAGTTATTTAAAAAGAAAAAGCATGATTTAAAAATAGTTACAATATTCACATTTAAAGCTAATGAAGATTTAAGTGAAAATGAGCACTCACAAGATTTATTGGACAAATATATCTTAGATTATAATAAAATGTTTGAAACTAATTTTACAAGTGATGATTTTAAACAGTATCATGCAGATGTTTCTAAAAGAATGAAAAATAGGGAAATAGATTTGTTATTAGTTGTTGACATGTTTTTAACAGGATTTGATAGTAAATTATTAAATACTCTGTATGTAGATAAAAATTTACAATATCATGGTTTACTTCAAGCATTTTCTAGAACCAATCGTATTGTTAATAAAAGAAAATCACAGGGAAATATTGTTTGTTTTACTAATTTGAAAGATAATGTTGATGAAGCTATTGCATTATTCTCTGATCCTAACGCAATTGAAGATATTATTCTACCTCCTTATGAAACATTTGTTAAATGGTTTAATGAAGATCTTAAAAGATTATTTAAACTTGTTAAAACTGCTACAGAAGCATTGGATCTTCAAAGTGAAAATGATAAGAAAAAATTTGTATTAATTTTTAGAGATTTAATTAGAAATAAAAACAAATTAGATATTTTCACAGAATTTAATTGGGATGATGTTAAAATTGATGAACAGGAGTTCAATGATTTTAAAAGTGCTTATTTAGATATTTATGATGAATTTAAAAAGGATAATGAGGATGGTGAATCTGTTTTAGGAGATATTGATTTTGAACTTGAACTTCTTAGGAATGATCAAATTAATGTGGATTATATATTGAATTTATTAGCTGATTTAGATAAGAATAGTACTAGTTTCAAGCATGATAAACAACGTATTATTAGCCTCATGAAAGAACACGAGAATTTACGTAGCAAAATTGATTTAATTGAGAAATTCATAAATGAAAAATTAGGCAATATTGATAGTAAAGTTACAAATATTAATGAAGAATTTGATAAGTTTATGAAACATGAAAGAAAACAAGCAATGTGCGAAATTGTTGATGAAGAAAATTTAAATGAAGATGTGGCTCGTCAAATTTTTGAATATTTTGAATTTTCTGGTAAAATTGATGAAGAGTTAATTAAACAATCATTGGTTGAAAAATTGAAATTTAAAGAGCGTAAAGCTAAGGTTAATACAATTAAATTTAAAATATTTGAATTATTTGAAAAATTTGATTATTAA
- a CDS encoding restriction endonuclease subunit S — MIVKKLEDIAEVFSGVQISRFIDLNENKFPVIKNKFVEDEILDYHYENISKNINKKYYSKKGDIIISLSQPNTVSLLQKEGFIIPMYFAIIRLNEGYDSSFIYHLMNSDLFHNKLHVLLEGGTLRVIKVADLKKMKINIPNFEKQNDYGKFLDLIDKKCKLLNYKKSCNEKIKEYLIQTQLKGE; from the coding sequence ATGATAGTAAAAAAATTAGAAGATATTGCAGAAGTATTTTCAGGAGTACAAATATCTAGATTCATTGATTTAAATGAGAATAAATTTCCAGTTATTAAAAATAAATTTGTTGAAGATGAAATTTTAGATTATCATTATGAAAATATTTCTAAAAATATAAATAAAAAATATTATTCAAAAAAAGGAGATATTATAATTTCTCTTTCACAACCTAATACAGTTAGTTTATTACAAAAAGAAGGATTTATTATTCCAATGTATTTTGCAATTATTCGATTAAATGAGGGATATGATTCTTCATTTATATATCATTTAATGAATAGTGATTTGTTCCATAATAAATTACATGTTCTTCTTGAAGGTGGTACTTTAAGAGTTATTAAAGTTGCTGATTTAAAAAAAATGAAAATTAATATTCCAAATTTTGAAAAACAAAATGATTATGGTAAATTTTTAGATTTAATTGATAAAAAATGTAAATTGTTAAATTATAAAAAAAGTTGCAATGAAAAAATTAAAGAATATTTAATTCAAACACAATTAAAAGGTGAATAA
- a CDS encoding type I restriction-modification system subunit M — protein MSDYQNNLESKLWAIADELRGNMDANEFKNYILGFIFYRYLSEKLELHMNEELKEDELSFTEAWDDEEYKDDLMDEGISSLGYFLEPQYLFSTVIEKAKVNDFILEDLIKSLNYISNSSIGTDSQDDFSNLFEDVDLNSSKLGKSDDDKNKLISKILLNLNDIDFKLGDDESDILGDAYEYLISQFASSAGKKAGEFYTPQEVSKILAKIVTLGKKKLRNVYDPTCGSGSLLLRVAKEVEVGDFCGQELNQTTYNLARMNMILHGVKYVDFDIKQGDSLKYPQHIDMNFDAIVANPPFSAKWSGDKSFLDDERFSAYGKLAPKSKADYAFVQHMIYHLEENGTMAIVLPHGVLFRGAAEGTIRKYLIDEKNYLDAVIGLPANIFYGTSIPTVILVFKKCREEDQEVLFIDASNDFEKVKNQNKLRSEDIEKIVNTYANREEIDKYSHKATIDEIRENDFNLNIPRYVDTFEEEEPIDLNEVVSELKMINEEMKKVDAEIKKYCDELGIEAPIFD, from the coding sequence ATGTCAGATTATCAAAATAATTTAGAAAGTAAACTTTGGGCAATTGCCGATGAATTAAGAGGAAATATGGATGCAAATGAATTCAAAAATTATATTCTTGGATTTATTTTCTATAGATATTTGTCTGAAAAATTAGAATTACACATGAATGAAGAATTAAAAGAAGATGAATTATCTTTCACTGAAGCTTGGGATGATGAAGAATATAAAGATGATTTAATGGATGAAGGAATTTCTTCTTTAGGCTACTTCTTAGAACCACAATATCTTTTTAGTACAGTTATTGAAAAAGCAAAAGTTAATGATTTTATTTTAGAAGATTTAATTAAATCATTAAATTATATTAGTAATTCTTCTATTGGTACTGATAGTCAAGATGATTTTAGTAATCTTTTTGAAGATGTAGATTTGAATTCTTCAAAACTTGGAAAATCTGATGATGATAAAAATAAATTAATTTCAAAAATTTTATTAAATCTTAATGATATTGATTTTAAATTAGGAGATGATGAATCAGATATATTAGGTGATGCATATGAATATTTAATAAGTCAATTTGCATCAAGTGCAGGTAAAAAAGCAGGAGAGTTTTATACTCCTCAAGAAGTTTCAAAAATACTTGCTAAAATAGTCACACTTGGTAAAAAGAAACTTAGAAATGTTTATGATCCTACTTGTGGTTCAGGTTCGTTACTTTTGAGAGTTGCTAAAGAAGTTGAAGTTGGTGATTTCTGTGGTCAGGAATTAAATCAAACCACTTATAACTTAGCTAGAATGAATATGATTCTTCATGGTGTTAAATATGTTGATTTTGATATTAAGCAAGGAGATTCATTAAAATATCCTCAACATATTGATATGAATTTTGATGCAATAGTAGCGAATCCACCATTTTCTGCAAAATGGTCAGGTGACAAATCATTTTTAGATGATGAAAGATTTTCTGCATATGGTAAACTTGCACCTAAATCAAAGGCCGATTATGCATTTGTACAACACATGATTTATCATTTAGAAGAAAATGGAACAATGGCGATTGTTTTACCTCATGGAGTATTATTTAGAGGTGCTGCAGAAGGAACAATACGTAAATATTTAATTGATGAGAAAAATTATTTAGATGCTGTAATAGGTCTTCCAGCTAATATATTTTATGGAACAAGTATACCCACTGTAATTTTAGTATTTAAAAAATGTCGTGAAGAAGATCAAGAGGTATTATTCATTGATGCAAGTAATGACTTTGAAAAAGTCAAAAATCAAAATAAACTCAGATCAGAAGATATTGAAAAAATTGTAAATACTTATGCAAATCGTGAAGAAATTGATAAATATTCTCATAAAGCAACAATTGATGAAATCCGTGAAAATGATTTCAATTTAAATATTCCTCGTTATGTTGATACTTTTGAAGAAGAAGAACCAATAGACTTAAATGAAGTAGTATCTGAACTTAAAATGATTAATGAAGAAATGAAAAAAGTAGATGCTGAAATTAAGAAATATTGTGATGAATTGGGCATCGAAGCACCAATTTTTGATTGA
- a CDS encoding restriction endonuclease subunit S, which produces MSEERLVPKLRFSGFSDVWESYKIGDISKTYSGGTPSTSKREYYEGDIPFIKSGEICKDKTEHYINEIAINNSSAKKIKKGDLLLALYGATSGEVAISKIDGAINQAVLKIDNNMDNYFQYNYFLKYKDKIVHKYIQGGQGNLSANIIKKLEFKFPKLDEQKRISQFLLLMDKKIDLLENKLQYYQDFKKYLMQRIFTQNLRFDFDNVKLKNISKINKGKQLNKDDMVETGIFHVLNGGKEPSGYTNAWNTPENTITISEGGNSCGYVNFNTEKFWSGGHCYYLDNLAEKVDGYYLYSYLKFIEPKIMRLRVGSGLPNIQKGDIENIKVKIALPTEQQRISNLLYSTDEKIINIANQKDNFELFKKGLLQQMFV; this is translated from the coding sequence ATGAGTGAAGAAAGATTGGTTCCCAAACTACGATTTAGTGGATTTTCTGATGTATGGGAATCTTATAAAATTGGTGATATAAGTAAAACTTATTCTGGAGGAACTCCTTCTACATCAAAAAGAGAATATTATGAAGGAGATATTCCATTTATTAAATCTGGCGAGATTTGTAAGGATAAAACGGAACATTATATTAATGAAATTGCAATAAATAATTCATCTGCTAAAAAAATTAAAAAAGGGGATTTATTGTTAGCTTTATATGGTGCTACAAGTGGTGAAGTTGCAATTTCAAAAATTGATGGTGCTATTAATCAAGCTGTCTTAAAAATAGATAATAATATGGATAATTATTTCCAATACAATTATTTTTTAAAATATAAAGATAAAATTGTTCATAAATACATTCAGGGAGGTCAAGGAAACCTTTCAGCAAACATTATTAAAAAATTGGAATTTAAATTTCCAAAATTAGATGAACAAAAGAGAATAAGTCAATTTTTATTATTAATGGACAAAAAAATTGATTTATTAGAAAACAAACTTCAATATTATCAAGATTTCAAGAAATATTTAATGCAACGGATATTCACACAAAACTTAAGATTTGATTTTGATAATGTTAAATTAAAAAATATTTCTAAAATTAATAAAGGTAAACAATTAAATAAAGATGACATGGTTGAAACTGGCATATTTCATGTTTTAAATGGTGGAAAAGAACCATCAGGTTACACAAATGCATGGAATACTCCTGAAAACACAATTACAATAAGTGAGGGTGGAAATTCGTGTGGTTATGTGAATTTCAATACAGAAAAATTTTGGAGTGGGGGGCACTGTTATTATTTAGATAATTTAGCTGAAAAAGTTGATGGATATTATCTTTATAGTTATTTAAAATTTATCGAACCAAAAATAATGAGATTAAGAGTTGGATCAGGATTACCAAACATTCAAAAAGGAGATATTGAGAATATTAAAGTAAAAATAGCTCTTCCAACTGAACAACAAAGAATAAGTAATTTATTGTATTCAACAGATGAAAAGATAATTAATATTGCAAATCAAAAAGATAATTTTGAACTTTTCAAAAAAGGTTTACTCCAACAAATGTTTGTTTAG